From a single Streptomyces sp. NBC_00377 genomic region:
- a CDS encoding CGNR zinc finger domain-containing protein — MDELRFDAGRVCLDLLATAHPLERLAAVAPLCAWIRGCGLVPPDTPLTHAGPSWPPAFRELRRDTGRLVHGWLAGNEPGSYGQALARVNEAARAAPPTPRAVPGEDGGLVRELAGPPACAALLAAVARDAVELLTDPVARAGLRQCAGDNCPIVYVDMSRGRRRRWCSSEVCGNRERVARHRRRAALASQP, encoded by the coding sequence ATGGACGAGCTCCGGTTCGACGCCGGGCGGGTCTGTCTCGACCTGCTGGCGACCGCGCACCCACTCGAACGGCTCGCGGCGGTCGCCCCGTTGTGCGCGTGGATCCGCGGCTGCGGACTGGTCCCGCCGGACACCCCGCTCACCCACGCCGGCCCCTCCTGGCCGCCCGCCTTCCGGGAACTGCGGCGCGACACCGGGCGGTTGGTGCACGGATGGCTCGCCGGGAACGAGCCCGGGTCGTACGGCCAAGCCCTGGCCCGCGTCAACGAGGCCGCCCGGGCCGCGCCCCCGACCCCCCGTGCCGTGCCCGGTGAAGACGGAGGTCTCGTCCGCGAGTTGGCCGGGCCGCCCGCGTGCGCCGCGCTGCTGGCCGCCGTGGCCCGGGACGCGGTGGAGCTGCTCACCGATCCGGTAGCCCGGGCGGGGCTGCGGCAGTGCGCGGGCGACAACTGCCCGATCGTGTACGTGGACATGTCCCGGGGGCGCCGGCGGCGCTGGTGTTCGAGCGAGGTCTGCGGGAACCGCGAGCGGGTCGCGCGGCACCGCCGGCGGGCGGCACTCGCGTCACAGCCGTAA